CAGTACGAAGCCCGCGAGCGTCCTGGTGGCGGCGGCCAGCTCCAGCCCGGCCAACCCGGACCGGACGAGCATCGCCTGGATGAACTCGGTCCGCGCCAGCACGTTGGGTCCGAGCAGCGGACGGCCGAGCAGGGCGGGCGACCAGGGATGGGCGAGCATCGCGGCACGCCAGCCGACGAGCAGCGCCCGGAGTCCTGACCTGGGCTCCGAGCCGGGCGGGGGCACCGGCACTTCGCCGACGACGTGGTCGAGCGCGAGGTCGAGCAGGTCTTCCTTGGTCGCGACGTGCCAGTAGAGCGCGGTGGAAGTCACCTCGAGCCGTTCGGCGAGCTTGCGCATCGTCAGCCGTTCCGCTCCCGCCGCGTCGAGTTCGGCGATCGCCGCGGTGATGATCCGCTCCAGGGTGAGCGGTGTGTTCCGCCTCGGCGGACGCGGCGCCTCGTCCCGCAGCCAGAGGACGTCATCGGTCATGACCGAGCACCTTACCCGTCGGCACTTGACTTATCGTCGGTAAGTTAATATAACATTGGTAAGTCAAGCTCGTGAGCGATCGAAGGTCCCCCATGAAATCCGAAGCCGTACCGAACCGGTGGCTCGCGCTCGTCGTCCTGAGCCTGGCGCAGCTGACGGTCATCCTGGACTCCACGATCGTCAACATCGCCCTTCCGACCGCCCAGCGCGATCTGGGGTTTTCCGACGACAACCGCCAATGGGTGGTCACCGGCTACGCCCTCGCGTTCGGCAGCCTCCTGCTGCTGGGCGGCCGCCTCTGCGACCTCTACGGAAGGAAGCGGCTGTTCATCATCGGGATGATCGGCTTCGCCGCCGCCTCGGCACTGGGCGGCGCCGCGGACGGATTCGGCCTCCTGCTCCTCGCCCGCATCGCCCAAGGCGCCTTCGCCGCGATCCTCGCCCCCGCCGCGCTGTCCATGGTCTCGGTGACCTTCGCCGACAACGCCGACGAACGCGGCCGCGCCTTCGGCGTCTTCGGCGCCATCTCCGGCGCCGGCGGCGCACTCGGCCTGCTGCTGGGCGGCGTACTCACCCAAAACCTGTCCTGGCGCTGGTGCCTCTACGTCAACGTCGTCATCGCCGCCATCGCCATCGCCGGCGCCCTCGTCTTTCTCGTCGACCGCACCCGCCCGGAACGCACCCCGCTCGACCTCGCCGGCACCGCGCTGGCCCTGCTCGGCCTCTTCGGCATCGTCTACGGCCTCGGCAACGCCGCCACCCGTGGCTGGACCGACCCGTGGACCCTCGGACCGACCACGCTCGGCCTGGTCCTCGTCATCGCGTTCGTCGTGGTCGAACGCCGCATCCGGGACCCTTTGCTGCCGCTGTCGGTGGTCCTGGACCGCGACCGCGGCGCGTCCTACCTGACGATCGGGATCTCGGGCACCGGCGGCTTCGCCGTGTTCCTGTTCGTCACGTACTACCTGGCCGACACCCTGAAGTTCACCCCGGTGCAGAGCGGCCTGGCGTTCCTGCCCATGGTCGTCCTGGTGATGGCGGGCGCGGTGTTCTCCGGCGCGGTGCTGCTCCCCCGCGTCGGACCCCGTCCGATCGTCCCGCTCGGCAGCCTCCTCGCCGCGGCCGGCATGGTCCTGCTCACCGGCATCGACGCCGGCTCGACCTACACCGGCGGAGTGCTGCCGGCCCTGCTCGTCATCGGCCTCGGTCTCGGCATGGTCTTCGGGCCCGGGCAGAACGCCGCCACCAGCGGAGTCCGGCCCCACGAAACCGGGGTGGCGTCCGCGATGGCCAACATCACCCAGCAGGTCGGCGGCTCGATCGGGCTGGCCGTGTTCAGCTCCCTCGGCGCCACCGCAACGGCCGGTTACCTCGCCGCCCACCCCGCCACCGACCCGGCCACCATCGCCGCGGCGACCTTCGCCGGCTACCACTTCGTGTTCTGGATCGCCGCCGCGCTGTTCCTGGGCGGCGCCCTGTTCTCGGCCGTGCTGTTCCGCGGCGGTCCCTTGGCCGTCGAGCCCGACGCCGAACCCGTCCCCACCCACTGACCGACCCGAGGAGACACGTGTTCACCGAAAAGGAAGTCCAGTACCTCGAGGACCAGCCGCTGTGCCGGGTGGCGACCGCCCAGCCGGACGGAACCCTCCAGGTCAGCCCGGTCGGCTTCACCTACAACCCCGAAACCGAAACCATCGACCTGATGGGGCTCAACCTCCGCAAGAGCCGCAGGTTCCGCAACGTCGCCGACAACGGGCGTATCGCACTCGTGATCGACGACGTCCCCAGCACCGACCCCTGGCGAGTCCGCTCCTTGGAGATCCGCGGCCACGCCGAGGCCCTCACCGACGTCGAAACCCCCGGCCACCACGACGACGCGATGATCCGCGTCCACCCCCGGCGCATCATCGCCATCGGCGTCGAAGACTGGGACGTCGACTACACGAAGCAAGTTCCCCACAGCCGCAACGTCTGACAGGAGACGATCACCGTGAAAGCAGTGCAGTTCAAGCAGTACGGCGGTCCCGAAGTCCTCGAGCTCGTGGACCTGCACGATCCGCACCCCGGCCCCGGCCAGGTCCGGATCACCGTCCGGGCGGCCGGGATCAGCGCCAGCGACACGAAGATCCGCCGCGGCGAACTCAGCTTCGGCGCCACCCTCCCCCAGACCACCGGCGCCGACGTCGCCGGCATCGTCGACGAAATCGGTGACGGCGTCACCGACGTCACCGTCGGCGACCGCGTCTTCGGGATCTCGGACGACCAAGCGGCGGCGGCCGAGTTCGCTTTGCTGAGCTTCCGGGCGAAAATCCCACCGTCGCTCGGGTTCGTCGACGCCGCCGGCATCCCCGTCGCCCTCGAAACCGCCACCCGCGGCCTCGACCAGCTCCACGTGACCACCGGAACCACCTTGTTCGTCAACGGCGCCTCCGGCGGGATCGGCACCGCGACCGTCCAGCTCGCCCTTGCCCGCGGCGCACGGGTGATCGGCTCCGCCGGCGCGCGCAACAGCGGCTTCCTGAGCATGCTGGGCGCGGAACCGGTCATCTACGGGGACGGCATGACCGACCGCGTCCGCGCCCTGGCACCCGACGGCGTCGACGTCGCCCTCGACGTCGCCGGAAACGGCGTACTACCCGAGCTCATCGCTCTCGCCGGCGGCGACGCGAAGAACGTGATCACCCTCGCCGACTTCGCCGGGGCCGAGCGGCACGGCGTGCACTTCAGCAACGGCTTCGCCGACGGCAACGCCTTCCACACCCTCGCGACCATCGGCGAACTCATCGAAGCCGGCAAGTTCTGGCTCCCGGTCGAACGGACCTTTGCACTCGCCGACATCGCCGAAGCCCACCGCGCCGCCGAAACCGGCCACGTCCGCGGCCGCCTGGTCCTCATCGTCAACTGAAGGAAATCCCCATGAGCGGCAACGACTCCGCAGTGCGCAACTCACGGGCTCGACCAGCGGGATCGGACGCGAAACCGCCATAAAGCCGACCGAAGACCGTTTCCAGACGCGACGGGTCGCGGCTGTTCGATGACACCGCTACTTTGACCTTCGTAGCCGATTCTGAACGCGGCCGACAACCCGACGTCAAGGAGCATTCGATGATCAACACCGGCTACTACGCGGGCTGGGGCACTTTGAGCCTCATCAACGCCGGACTCGCTCAGAGCAAGAATCGCAGCGGCCTGCTCTGGTTCCTGCTCTCGCTCCTGCTCGGTCCCCTCGCGACGTTCCTCATCGTCTTCCTGAGCCCGGCGCCCGCGAAAGCCTGACACGCAGCCCCTTGATAGCTCTCGATAGTGGTATCGGGCGGGCACTCCCCTCACTGGACTGCCGGGTGCGCCGAACAGCATCCCCCGGCGCAGCGTCGGCCCATTGGGTGAGCGCGAGCACCGCGACGCGCTCCTGCAGGTCGGCGAGGCCCCGGATGTGGGTGCCCCGGCGGCCACCTCGGCCCCATCCAACGCCCCACGCAGGTCGCCGGCGCCCTCAAGGCACTCCTCGAAGAACACTGATACGAAGGCGGAAACCCGCGCCGGGATCTGACCAGGTCCGCTACGACGCCGGCGGAGACCGGAGCCGGTTTTGGGCAAGGAATTGCCTTTCACGAGATGTCTCATTCGGACAGTAGCCGGGCGAAGAAGCCGGTGACCGGCGGTCGTGTTCCCGCTGCGCTGTGGCCGACGCCGGGGACCACGGCCTTCTCCACGGCCGTGCCGTGGCGGGTCAGGCTTTCGGAGAGCCGGTCGAGCTGTTCCGGCCGGCTGTGGCCGTGGTCGCACATGGCGGCCAGGTCGGCCCGCCCGTCGTCGTCGCCGCCGATGACGAGCAGCACCGGCACCCGGGCGACCGCGCCGGGATCCACGGTGATCCCGAACCGCTGCCGGGTGTCGCCGATGCCTTCCGGCCAGGCGAGCGAGTCGTCGAGCAGAGTCACGCCGCCGGGAGCGCCGACCGCGACGGCAGCGACCCGGCCGGGGTGGAGGTAGAGGAAGCGGTGGGCGAACTGGCCCCCGCCGGAGTGCCCGCACAGCAGCACGGTGCCGATCCGCGCGTTCCACCGGAACCGCACCTGTTCCAGGATGTCCAGCAGCACCAGGTCGAACCGGATGCCGTGGGCATCGAGGAGCTTGTAGTCGTCGACGTCGTCCGGGTCGTCGATGCCGACCGGGAACAGCGGGACCACCACGATCAGGTCGTGGCGTTCCGCGAAGGGGATGAACCCCTCGCGCAGCTCGCCGACGCTGCGGCCGGTGCCGTGCACGGCCACCAGGACGGGCAGTTCGGCGTCCGGGGTCCAGCTCGTGGGCACGTAGACGCAGTAACTGCAGCGGGGCTCGCCCGGAGCGGCGAAGAAGGGCGAGCGTTTGGTCAGCAACCGTCGGCCGGGGTGGGTGGCAGGCAGGTCCGCGACCCGGATCACGAGACCTCCCCGCGGCGGCCGGCGATCGGCAAGCGAGCGAGAGGGACGTGGTGCTGTCCCGCGTGGACGTCGCGGTCCCGCAGCGAGCCCTGGCTCACCGGGCGCGGGAAGGAGATCTTCACGACGTCGAGCGCGGGGATCCGGAACAGCCGGACCGACTTCTCCTCGACGCGGTAGAGCTCCGCAATCACCCGCTCGTTCACCAAGTCCGCGGCTATCCGGTAGCCCTCGGCGTCGCGCATGAAGAGTTCTATGGTGACCCAGAACGGGCCCGCGTTCTTGGAACGGACCTCATGGGCGAGATCCGCAAGGGTCGTCTCAGGCATGGGTCTTCTCCCCCGGCTCGGTGCGGAACAGCTCGGCGGGATCGGCGCAGTCCACGACGTGGTTCAGCACGAACTCGTACGCCGCGCCGCGCTCGATCTCGGCGGGCGAGAACGGAAAGGCGAGGCTGGGCAGGTAGTCCATCCCGGGCGTCGGCAGGTGCAGCATCACCGGGTTGGCGACCTTGGCCACAGCCGTGGCGGTCGTCTGGTCGGGGGCGTTGACGAGCAGCATGACGCCGACCTCGCGCGGCGGCCCGCTTTCGGGCTCGAGGTCGTCCAATACCGCGTTGTGACCGTAGAGGCGGAGGTCGAAGGCGTACTCATCGTCCGTCAGTCCCAGCGTCTGCCCGACCCGTTGCGTGATGATCGTGCGCATCAGCTCCGCCCAGGCGTCGATGCCGGCGAGGATGACCGGGTCCCGGACCGCGGAGAACGACATCGTCTCGTAGCCGGTGATCCGGGCACCTTCCAGCTTGATCGTGTACTGCTCGGCGACGTGGAATTCCGACCCCTCGACGCGGACGATCCGGTCGTCGACCGCGGTGTACCGCGCGTCCCGGACGTCGAGGGTCCCGGCGGGCTCGCGCATTTCGAACGGGTTCACGGACTCGTACAGCATGTGGGCGGCCACCGAGATCGGCGTGCACGACACCGCGGGGTCGAGCGGCTCGATGGTGAAACCGTGGGCGTCGATGGTGGCGAGGACCCCGCCCGCACGCGGGTTGCTCGTGCACTGGCCGCCGCACTCGATGATCTTCGCTGCGTGCCACGTGGGCCCGGCGGGCATGCCCTTCATGAGCGGGTACGCGGCCGCCACCGCGGTGTCGGTCGCGCGGCCGGCCAGCACGACCTGGGCACCCGCGCGCAGCGCCTCGACGATCGGTTCGTGACCCATCGCGCCGACGACGTGCGTGCAGCTTTCCAGGGTCTCGGCGTCGAGCTCCCCCAACGGGGGCAACGGGTGCACGCGCCCCGCGTCGAGGTACTCCTTCAGGTCGGAGGTGTTCTGCTCGCTGTAGATCCGCGCGACCTTCATGTCCAGGCCTTCCTCCGCCAGCACCCCGGCGGCGATCCCGGCGACCCAGTCGACGCCGGCGTCGGTCCCGCTCGTGCCGCAGGAACCCACGATCACCGGAATCCCCGCCCCCGCGGCGGCCGTGAACAGGCTGCGCAGGTCGCGTGCCACCGCCTTGGCCGTCGTCTTGGCCGTCGCGGCGCCGAGGTAGTAGGGGCCGGAGTCGGTGGACCCGCCGTCAATGCTGATGACGTCGGCACCCAGGGCGATGCCGCGCTCGACCGTCGCGTGGTCCCAGCCGGCGCCGAGCATGCCGCTCGGTGCCAGGACGCGCACTGTCTCCATGGTCCTCATTTCTCTCCGTTCACCACGAACCGCGCCCGTCCCGCGAGGGCTGCCGCCGCGGCGAGCGCGTCTTCGTCGACGATGGCGCCGCGGGCGGTGTTGACCTGCAGTGCCGTCGGCTTCATCCGCGCCCGTTCACAGCGCACGGCTCGCGGACGACCGGCGCTGCAGGGCACTGACGCGCGCGACCGCCACCACGGCCAGCAGCGCGACGACCGCGACGTGGAGCAGCAGCAGGGACCAGCCGGTCAGGTCGACCAGCCCGCCGACCACGGCCGGGCCGAGGAAGCCGCCTCCCACCCAGCCGACGGTGTAGAGCCCGGTGTAGGTCCCGACCACGCGGGTGGACGGGGCGAGGTTCCACAGGACGACGACGGCGTTGACCAGGAATGCGGACGCCCCCGCGGTCGCCACGCAGAGACCGGTGACGACGCCGGCGGGGCTCCGGATCACGGTGGCGAGCACCATGCCGGCCGCGAACACCGTCATCCCGACGGTCATCGCCCGCAGCCGGCCGAAGCGTTCGGCGAGCCTCGCCACCGGGTAGGCGGCCAGGATGAAGGCCACTCCGCTGGGCAGGGTCAGCCCGCCCGCTTCACCGCGGGACAGGCGCAGCACTTCCATGCCGTACGGCGTGATCAGCGCCCGTGAGGCGGCCCACGCGCCGCCGAAGAGCAGGATGGCCACGATGAGCAGCAGCCGGCTGCGATCGCTGTCTCGGACGATGTCGAGCACGGTGTCCCGCACCCGCCCGCCATGTGCTGCCGCGCCGGGCTGTTCGCGTTCCTCGTCGACAGCGCTCCGGTAGGCCGGGGACCGGCTGTCCCGCACGTTGGCGGCCAGCACGACCAGGGACGCCACCATCAGGATCGCGGGGATCGCGAACGACAGCTTCGGATGGGTGTCGATCAGGAAGATGCTGATCAGGGCCGCGAACATCACCGTGAGACTCGCCGCGATCTTGACGACCGCGTTCGCCCGGCTGCGCCGCTCGGGCGGGACGAAGTCCGGGAGCAGGGATTCGGCGATCGGCTTGAACGAGTTCGCGACCAGCGCGTAGCCGAACATCACCACGATCAGCAGCGGCAACGAGGCCGCGACGTGCGGGATGACGAGGAACAGCAACGCTGCCACGGGCATGCCGACGACGAGGTACGGGATGCGCCGGCCCCACGAGGTGCGGGTGCGGTCCGACCGGTTGCCCATCCACGGCTGGATGAAGATGCCGAGCACGTTGTCCATCCCCATCAGGAGACCGATCAGCGCGGCACTGCCGATGTGTTCGCGGAGCAGCGGCGGCACCTGTGAGTCGTAGAGGTTCCACGTCGACTCCTGCGCGAAGACCGCCAGGGCCACGAAGAACGTGACCCGTCCCCTCCGCACGTGCTGTGCGCTCGACGTCGTCGTCATGCCGCCAAGCTACTTGTGCTATAGCAAGAATGTCAAGTGTCTCTTATTGACTTTGCTGTGGCAGATAGAGTGACGCCATGGCGAGTGAGACGTTGAAGGGCCTGACGGCCGACACGCTGGCCGACCGCGCGTACCGCGCCATCCGCGACGCGGTCACCACCGGCGAGCTGCGGCCGGGACAGAAGGTCACCGAACGCGGCCTCGCCGAGCGGCTGTCGGTGAGCCCGACTCCGGTGCGAGAGGCCATCCGGCGCCTCGAGCAGGACGGCCTGCTGGAACGGACCGGGCCGCGGACGGTCCAGGTGACGGCCGTCGGAGAGGCCGCGATCCAGGACCTGGCCGAGGTGGAGGTGGCCCTGCGGGGCATGGTGGCCCGCTTCGCCGCGCGGCACGCGTCCCCGGCCCAGCTGGACCACCTCGACGCCGTCCTCGACGAAGCCGACGACCTGCTGATCGTCATCAAGCAGCGGCAGCAGGCCGGGCAGGACGTGGCCCGGCACCTGGAGCGGCTGCTCGACGCCATGCAGCGCTTCAACGAGGTCGTCGAGGCGTGTGCCCACAACCCGGTTCTCGTGCGCCTGCTCAGCCAGACGCGAGTGTTCTCCCCGCCGGAACGGCGGGCCCGGCTGATCGAACGCATCGCCGGGAACGACCAGTTCGGCCTGGATCGCTACGGGAGCCATCGTGCGCTCGTCCGGGCGTTGCGGGTCGGCGACCCGGCGGCAGCCGAGGCGCTCGTGATCGAGGACGCCCGCGGCGGACTGGGAGATCTGCTCGCCGCGCCCGCTGCCGTCGCGCGCCCCTGAAGGACCATCGCGGCCCGACGTCGGCCGAGTCCCAGCCGGCGGCCACGGGGGTCGTTTTGCCGGTGTGCCACCGGAAGCCGGTCAGCGCGGGTCACCAGAGCGTCCTTCGCCCGTCGTCGCCTTCTCGCCGAGAGCTGCTTTGGTGAGCGTCACCGCGGTGTGGATGACACTGCGGACAGCTTCCTCGGGCGGCAGGCGATGGAGATCGGTGAGTCCGAACAGCGCCTCGGCACTCATGACGACCGCGAGATCCCGTTTCAGCTGAGCCAACCCGGATGCGTCGAGGTCGCCCAGGTCGGCCGGCGGCGCGAGGGCCTCGTTGATGAGACCGAAGCGCAGGCCGGGACGACCGGCGGTGTCGGCGGGCCGGGTGATGGTCGCCGCGATCATCGCGCGGACCGCGCTCTGGTGCGTCAGTACGTGACGCAGCAGGTGTTCCGTCGCGGCCGCGACGCGGGCGACGGGATCGGCGGAGCCCGCGAGCGGAGCCAGCGCCTCCGCCGGGTCGAACAGCGTCCCCGCGACGGCTTCGCGCAGCAGGCTCGCCAGGTCCGGGAAGTAGCGGTAGGCCGTCGCCTCGGAGACTTCCGCCGCCTTCGCGACCTCGGGCATCGTCACCGGGTGGCCGCCACGGACGAGCTCGGTGGCGGCCACCACGATCGCGTTGCGCGTCCGCCGCTTCTGGTTGACCCGTCCGCCGTCCATCTCCACGACCTTTCGTACTTGAGTGCCCTCTCATCATAAGAGTCCACTTGCACGAACACCAGATGAAGGTCTACCTTCCTCATGACAGTTGACTCTCATGAGGGGCGGAACATGACACGCATCGCGATCGTCGGACCCGAGGACGGCGAGATCACCCTCACCGGTCCGATCCAGCTGCGGATCCTCGAGGACGGCAGCACCACCGGCCACCGGCTGGGCCTGGGCGAGATCGTCGTCGCCCCGCACACGGCCGGCCCGCCGCAGCACCGGCACGCCCAGCACGACGAGGGCTTCTACGTCGTCCGCGGCACGGCCCGCTTCACCGTGGGCGAAGAGACCCACGACGCGCCCGCCGGAACCCTCGTCATGGTGCCGCCGGGCGCGCCGCACACCTTCGCCAACCCGGGCGACGAGCCCGCGGTCATCCTCAACACCTTCACGCCGGACCTGTACGTCCAGTACTTCCGCGACCTGCACGCGTTCGCCGAAAAGGCGGGGCGGCCCGCGCAAGACGCCGAGATCACCGAGATCATGGCCCGCTACCACACGGAACCGGCCACCACGTACGCCGACGAGACGCCGGTGGCCGAGCCGGCAACCACGGACGTCCGGGTCGACGACCTCGTCGTCCGGGTCGAGGACCGCGGCGTCGGACGTCCTGTCCTGCTGGTGCACGGCGGAGCGGGACCGGCGTCGGTCGCCGGCTTGGCCGCCTTGCTCGCCGCGCGCGGGACAAGGGTGCTCACGCCCGTCATCCCCGGCTTCGACGGCACCCCGGCCGCCGACGCCGAAGTGCCGGGGCTCGCCCGGATTTTCCGCCGGCTGCTCGAGGAGCTCGACCTGACCGACGTCCTCGTGGCCGGCAACTCGGTCGGTGGGTGGATCGCGGCACAGATGGGCGTCGACGAGCAGGCGGCCCGCGACGCCGGCGACGCGCCCCGCGTCGGCCGGCTCGTGCTGCTGGACCCCGTCGGGATCACCGTCGACGGGCACCCGATCACCGACCTCTCCGCGACGCCGCCGGACAAGCTCGCCGACGTCGTCTTCCACTCCCCCGACCGCTTCCGGCTGGACCCCGCCCTGCTGCCGCCGGAGCGCCTCGCCGCGATGCAGGGGAACGCCGTGGCCCTGAACCGCTACGCCGGCGACCCGTACATGCACGACCCGGCCCTGCGCACCCGGCTCGAATCGGTGCGGTTGCCCGTGCGGGTGGTCTGGGGCGAAAGCGACGGAATCGCCGACCTGTCCTACGGACGCGCGTACGCGGCGGCCTTCGCCGGGGAAAACGACGAAGGCGCCGAGTTCACGGTGGTCCGCGAGGCGGGCCACCAGCCGCAGCTCGAGCAGCCGGACCGGGTCGCCGGCCTGGTCCTCGGCTCCCTGGCCTGAACGGAGCCCGGTCATGGTCGTCTCACCTCCGCGTCCCCAGCCCGCCGCCGCACCGATGAGCCCGGCGCGGCTGCGCGCGGCGTTCACCGTGCTGCTGCTCGGCATGCTGCTCGCGATGCTCGACAACACCGTCGTCGGCACGGCGATGCCCACGATCGTCGCCCAGCTCGGCGGCCTCGACCGGCTGTCCTGGGTCGTCACCGCCTACACGCTCACCACGGCCGCCTCGACGCCGATCTGGGGCAAGCTCGGCGACCTCTACGGGCGTAAACGCGTGCACCTGACTGCGATCGCCCTCTTCACCGCCGCGTCCGTCGCGTGCGGGTTCGCCCAGGACATGACGCAGCTGATCGCGTTCCGCGCGGTCCAGGGCCTCGGCGGCGGCGGGCTCGTCGTCGGTGCGCTGTCACTGATCGGCATCCTGGTCCCGCCGCGCGACCGCGGCCGCTACCAGGGCCTGACCGCGAGCGTCATGGCCGCCGGGCAGATCGGCGGCCCGCTCTTCGGCGGCGTCGTCACGAGCCTGCTGGGCTGGCGCTGGAACTTCTACCTCAACCTCCCGCTCGGCCTGGTCGTCTTGGCCGCCACCGCGATCGTCCTGGTGGTGCCGCCGGCGCCGCGGCGCCGGGTGCACCTGGACGTCGGGGGTG
This window of the Amycolatopsis balhimycina FH 1894 genome carries:
- a CDS encoding TetR/AcrR family transcriptional regulator; this translates as MTDDVLWLRDEAPRPPRRNTPLTLERIITAAIAELDAAGAERLTMRKLAERLEVTSTALYWHVATKEDLLDLALDHVVGEVPVPPPGSEPRSGLRALLVGWRAAMLAHPWSPALLGRPLLGPNVLARTEFIQAMLVRSGLAGLELAAATRTLAGFVLGAAMADATWRRLDDPAAIAKVRAHILASAERYPTLSTSGFVEAGWSDDELFVFGLDRVLDRLLAGT
- a CDS encoding TetR/AcrR family transcriptional regulator, giving the protein MDGGRVNQKRRTRNAIVVAATELVRGGHPVTMPEVAKAAEVSEATAYRYFPDLASLLREAVAGTLFDPAEALAPLAGSADPVARVAAATEHLLRHVLTHQSAVRAMIAATITRPADTAGRPGLRFGLINEALAPPADLGDLDASGLAQLKRDLAVVMSAEALFGLTDLHRLPPEEAVRSVIHTAVTLTKAALGEKATTGEGRSGDPR
- a CDS encoding NAD(P)-dependent oxidoreductase, yielding MKPTALQVNTARGAIVDEDALAAAAALAGRARFVVNGEK
- a CDS encoding NADP-dependent oxidoreductase, with amino-acid sequence MKAVQFKQYGGPEVLELVDLHDPHPGPGQVRITVRAAGISASDTKIRRGELSFGATLPQTTGADVAGIVDEIGDGVTDVTVGDRVFGISDDQAAAAEFALLSFRAKIPPSLGFVDAAGIPVALETATRGLDQLHVTTGTTLFVNGASGGIGTATVQLALARGARVIGSAGARNSGFLSMLGAEPVIYGDGMTDRVRALAPDGVDVALDVAGNGVLPELIALAGGDAKNVITLADFAGAERHGVHFSNGFADGNAFHTLATIGELIEAGKFWLPVERTFALADIAEAHRAAETGHVRGRLVLIVN
- a CDS encoding DHA2 family efflux MFS transporter permease subunit → MKSEAVPNRWLALVVLSLAQLTVILDSTIVNIALPTAQRDLGFSDDNRQWVVTGYALAFGSLLLLGGRLCDLYGRKRLFIIGMIGFAAASALGGAADGFGLLLLARIAQGAFAAILAPAALSMVSVTFADNADERGRAFGVFGAISGAGGALGLLLGGVLTQNLSWRWCLYVNVVIAAIAIAGALVFLVDRTRPERTPLDLAGTALALLGLFGIVYGLGNAATRGWTDPWTLGPTTLGLVLVIAFVVVERRIRDPLLPLSVVLDRDRGASYLTIGISGTGGFAVFLFVTYYLADTLKFTPVQSGLAFLPMVVLVMAGAVFSGAVLLPRVGPRPIVPLGSLLAAAGMVLLTGIDAGSTYTGGVLPALLVIGLGLGMVFGPGQNAATSGVRPHETGVASAMANITQQVGGSIGLAVFSSLGATATAGYLAAHPATDPATIAAATFAGYHFVFWIAAALFLGGALFSAVLFRGGPLAVEPDAEPVPTH
- a CDS encoding MFS transporter, producing MTTTSSAQHVRRGRVTFFVALAVFAQESTWNLYDSQVPPLLREHIGSAALIGLLMGMDNVLGIFIQPWMGNRSDRTRTSWGRRIPYLVVGMPVAALLFLVIPHVAASLPLLIVVMFGYALVANSFKPIAESLLPDFVPPERRSRANAVVKIAASLTVMFAALISIFLIDTHPKLSFAIPAILMVASLVVLAANVRDSRSPAYRSAVDEEREQPGAAAHGGRVRDTVLDIVRDSDRSRLLLIVAILLFGGAWAASRALITPYGMEVLRLSRGEAGGLTLPSGVAFILAAYPVARLAERFGRLRAMTVGMTVFAAGMVLATVIRSPAGVVTGLCVATAGASAFLVNAVVVLWNLAPSTRVVGTYTGLYTVGWVGGGFLGPAVVGGLVDLTGWSLLLLHVAVVALLAVVAVARVSALQRRSSASRAL
- a CDS encoding alpha/beta fold hydrolase; protein product: MIRVADLPATHPGRRLLTKRSPFFAAPGEPRCSYCVYVPTSWTPDAELPVLVAVHGTGRSVGELREGFIPFAERHDLIVVVPLFPVGIDDPDDVDDYKLLDAHGIRFDLVLLDILEQVRFRWNARIGTVLLCGHSGGGQFAHRFLYLHPGRVAAVAVGAPGGVTLLDDSLAWPEGIGDTRQRFGITVDPGAVARVPVLLVIGGDDDGRADLAAMCDHGHSRPEQLDRLSESLTRHGTAVEKAVVPGVGHSAAGTRPPVTGFFARLLSE
- a CDS encoding acyclic terpene utilization AtuA family protein, which codes for METVRVLAPSGMLGAGWDHATVERGIALGADVISIDGGSTDSGPYYLGAATAKTTAKAVARDLRSLFTAAAGAGIPVIVGSCGTSGTDAGVDWVAGIAAGVLAEEGLDMKVARIYSEQNTSDLKEYLDAGRVHPLPPLGELDAETLESCTHVVGAMGHEPIVEALRAGAQVVLAGRATDTAVAAAYPLMKGMPAGPTWHAAKIIECGGQCTSNPRAGGVLATIDAHGFTIEPLDPAVSCTPISVAAHMLYESVNPFEMREPAGTLDVRDARYTAVDDRIVRVEGSEFHVAEQYTIKLEGARITGYETMSFSAVRDPVILAGIDAWAELMRTIITQRVGQTLGLTDDEYAFDLRLYGHNAVLDDLEPESGPPREVGVMLLVNAPDQTTATAVAKVANPVMLHLPTPGMDYLPSLAFPFSPAEIERGAAYEFVLNHVVDCADPAELFRTEPGEKTHA
- a CDS encoding alpha/beta fold hydrolase, producing the protein MTRIAIVGPEDGEITLTGPIQLRILEDGSTTGHRLGLGEIVVAPHTAGPPQHRHAQHDEGFYVVRGTARFTVGEETHDAPAGTLVMVPPGAPHTFANPGDEPAVILNTFTPDLYVQYFRDLHAFAEKAGRPAQDAEITEIMARYHTEPATTYADETPVAEPATTDVRVDDLVVRVEDRGVGRPVLLVHGGAGPASVAGLAALLAARGTRVLTPVIPGFDGTPAADAEVPGLARIFRRLLEELDLTDVLVAGNSVGGWIAAQMGVDEQAARDAGDAPRVGRLVLLDPVGITVDGHPITDLSATPPDKLADVVFHSPDRFRLDPALLPPERLAAMQGNAVALNRYAGDPYMHDPALRTRLESVRLPVRVVWGESDGIADLSYGRAYAAAFAGENDEGAEFTVVREAGHQPQLEQPDRVAGLVLGSLA
- a CDS encoding PPOX class F420-dependent oxidoreductase, which codes for MFTEKEVQYLEDQPLCRVATAQPDGTLQVSPVGFTYNPETETIDLMGLNLRKSRRFRNVADNGRIALVIDDVPSTDPWRVRSLEIRGHAEALTDVETPGHHDDAMIRVHPRRIIAIGVEDWDVDYTKQVPHSRNV
- a CDS encoding GntR family transcriptional regulator; this encodes MASETLKGLTADTLADRAYRAIRDAVTTGELRPGQKVTERGLAERLSVSPTPVREAIRRLEQDGLLERTGPRTVQVTAVGEAAIQDLAEVEVALRGMVARFAARHASPAQLDHLDAVLDEADDLLIVIKQRQQAGQDVARHLERLLDAMQRFNEVVEACAHNPVLVRLLSQTRVFSPPERRARLIERIAGNDQFGLDRYGSHRALVRALRVGDPAAAEALVIEDARGGLGDLLAAPAAVARP
- a CDS encoding DUF4387 domain-containing protein — translated: MPETTLADLAHEVRSKNAGPFWVTIELFMRDAEGYRIAADLVNERVIAELYRVEEKSVRLFRIPALDVVKISFPRPVSQGSLRDRDVHAGQHHVPLARLPIAGRRGEVS